The following coding sequences are from one Salvia hispanica cultivar TCC Black 2014 chromosome 3, UniMelb_Shisp_WGS_1.0, whole genome shotgun sequence window:
- the LOC125212816 gene encoding cytokinin hydroxylase-like encodes MELVGWMCMGICMCVLCVLKVVHSSIICYWVSPRRIQKIMEKQGVRGPKPRFLLGNILDMASLLSQSTANDCLSLHHDIVSRLLPHYILWSKTYGKRFIFWNGVEPRLCLTETHLIKELLSKYSSLSGKSWLQQQGSKHFIGRGLLMANGDDWFHQRHIVAPAFMGDKLKSYAGYMIDCTNQMLTSLETAIANGQTEIEIGEYMTRLTADIISRTEFDTNYEKGKQIFHRLSVLQNLCARSTRHLWFPGSRFFPSKYNREIKSLKTEVERLLMEIIQSRRDCVEIGRSTSHGNDLLGMLLNQMHNNKSKSKSNLQLIMDECKTFFFAGHDTTALLLTWTIMLLATNPTWQHRIRAQLNQLCNGSPLCVHHLSNLTLLNMVINESLRLYPPASLLPRMAFEDIKLGDLFIPKGLSIWIPVLAIHHSQEIWGKDANEFNPDRFASKSYAAGRHFIPFAAGPRNCVGQGFALMEAKIILAMLISKFSFTISPNYRHAPLVVLTMKPKYGVQILLEPISE; translated from the exons atggAATTGGTAGGATGGATGTGTATGGgtatatgtatgtgtgtttTATGCGTGTTGAAAGTAGTCCATTCAAGCATTATATGCTACTGGGTGAGTCCTCGACGCATTCagaaaataatggaaaaaCAAGGTGTGCGTGGCCCCAAACCCCGCTTTCTCCTCGGCAACATCTTAGACATGGCTTCTCTCCTCTCCCAATCCACCGCCAACGACTGCCTTTCCCTCCACCACGACATCGTCTCCCGCCTCCTCCCCCATTACATCCTCTGGTCCAAAACATACG GAAAACGCTTCATATTTTGGAACGGAGTGGAGCCACGCCTGTGCCTCACCGAAACACACCTCATCAAAGAGCTTCTCTCCAAATACAGCAGCCTCTCTGGGAAGTCTTGGCTCCAGCAGCAGGGCTCCAAGCATTTCATTGGCCGCGGCCTCTTGATGGCTAACGGCGACGATTGGTTCCACCAGCGCCATATCGTGGCTCCTGCTTTCATGGGCGACAAGCTCAAG AGCTATGCAGGGTACATGATTGATTGCACGAACCAAATGCTGACGTCACTGGAAACAGCCATCGCCAACGGCCAAACAGAAATCGAAATCGGAGAATATATGACCAGACTCACCGCTGATATCATTTCCAGAACTGAATTCGACACCAATTACGAAAAGGGGAAGCAAATATTCCATCGCCTAAGTGTTCTGCAAAATCTGTGCGCCAGATCCACCCGCCATTTGTGGTTTCCTGGCAGCAG ATTCTTCCCAAGCAAGTACAACAGAGAGATAAAATCGCTCAAGACCGAGGTGGAGAGGCTGTTGATGGAGATCATACAGAGCCGCAGAGACTGCGTCGAGATCGGGCGGAGCACCTCCCACGGCAACGATCTGCTCGGAATGCTGCTCAATCAGATGCACAacaacaaatccaaatccaaatccaatcTGCAGCTCATCATGGACGAATGCAAGACCTTCTTCTTCGCGGGCCACGACACCACAGCGCTGCTGCTCACGTGGACTATCATGCTCCTCGCCACCAATCCCACGTGGCAGCACAGAATCAGAGCTCAGCTTAACCAACTCTGCAATGGCTCCCCTCTTTGCGTTCACCACCTCTCCAACCTCACTCTg TTAAACATGGTGATCAATGAGTCTCTTCGGCTGTACCCTCCGGCTTCGCTTCTACCTCGAATGGCGTTCGAAGACATAAAACTCGGCGATCTTTTCATTCCGAAAGGGCTATCGATATGGATTCCGGTGCTAGCAATCCATCACAGCCAAGAAATATGGGGGAAAGATGCGAACGAGTTCAACCCGGATCGATTCGCATCAAAATCGTACGCAGCAGGACGCCATTTTATTCCATTTGCGGCCGGGCCGAGGAATTGTGTGGGGCAGGGGTTTGCCCTAATGGAGGCCAAGATCATATTAGCAATGCTCATATCCAAATTCAGCTTCACTATTTCCCCAAATTATCGTCACGCTCCCCTAGTTGTGCTCACCATGAAACCCAAGTATGGAGTTCAGATCCTATTGGAACCCATTAGTGAGTGA